Proteins from a single region of Amycolatopsis sp. CA-230715:
- a CDS encoding tyrosine-type recombinase/integrase, with protein sequence MMNGKTSYKVRVNELQARYKTNKAGERVPYRYIVRWRVGGKRHEEGFALKGQADSFRSDLNSAAKRGEAFDRQTGLPPSLAPKQDSPTAMTWYQLARAYAEMKWDNSAAKHRSSIADSLIVIVMATFTEGGRRPDARHISVALRRAFNLNQRDQLFPEHLADALKWAEDHSRPAGEVADLDVLRTLLTRIGKKRDGKKAARDTIRLRRITLRGLLDFGVEKKVLDHNPLDKVKAKRSKAVSGQVDRRSVVNAIQARCLLNAVARISPRLVVFFALLYFAGLRPEEAVNLKRANIDIPAPVRNEETGELEYGWGEIHLDTASPDIGAEWTDNGEGREERGLKHREDDDGRTVPCNAELSRYIWEHLDEFGTAADGRLVRAVRSDARLSSSVYGRVWARARAYAFDLDVVHPLLAKRPYDLRAAAVSAMLNATGDPVRVAEWAGHSVAVLLRVYAKCIDGGETQARQQLAAYFGTAPKTGGQRQNGGNTGEAGVAA encoded by the coding sequence ATGATGAACGGAAAGACGAGTTACAAGGTCCGCGTTAACGAGCTGCAAGCCCGCTACAAGACGAACAAGGCGGGCGAGCGGGTGCCATATCGGTACATCGTGCGGTGGCGCGTGGGTGGGAAACGGCATGAGGAGGGCTTCGCCCTCAAGGGGCAAGCGGATTCGTTTCGCTCGGACCTCAATTCAGCGGCGAAGCGCGGGGAGGCGTTTGATCGGCAGACCGGTCTGCCGCCGTCGTTGGCTCCAAAGCAAGACAGCCCCACGGCCATGACCTGGTATCAACTCGCTCGTGCGTACGCCGAAATGAAGTGGGACAACAGCGCGGCCAAGCACCGGTCAAGTATCGCCGATTCGCTCATCGTCATTGTGATGGCGACTTTCACGGAAGGCGGGCGACGTCCCGACGCTCGCCACATCTCTGTGGCGCTCCGGCGGGCGTTCAACCTCAACCAGCGAGACCAGCTATTTCCAGAGCACCTCGCGGACGCGCTGAAATGGGCGGAAGATCACTCGCGGCCAGCCGGTGAGGTGGCGGACCTTGACGTACTGCGCACGCTGCTGACGAGGATTGGGAAGAAGCGCGACGGGAAGAAGGCGGCGCGGGACACGATCCGTCTTCGCCGGATCACCCTTCGCGGGCTGCTGGACTTCGGCGTCGAAAAGAAGGTGCTTGACCACAACCCGCTGGACAAGGTGAAGGCGAAGCGAAGCAAGGCGGTATCCGGTCAGGTGGACCGCCGCTCGGTGGTCAACGCGATTCAAGCGCGGTGTCTGCTCAACGCAGTCGCGCGCATCTCCCCGCGGCTGGTCGTGTTCTTCGCCCTGCTGTACTTCGCGGGACTGCGACCGGAAGAGGCTGTCAACCTCAAGCGGGCCAACATCGACATTCCGGCGCCGGTACGGAACGAGGAAACCGGCGAGCTTGAGTATGGCTGGGGCGAAATTCACCTGGACACGGCGTCTCCCGACATCGGCGCCGAATGGACCGACAACGGCGAAGGCCGCGAGGAACGCGGGCTCAAGCACCGGGAAGACGACGATGGGCGCACGGTGCCCTGCAACGCGGAACTGAGCCGGTACATCTGGGAGCACCTGGACGAGTTCGGGACCGCCGCGGACGGGCGCCTGGTCCGCGCGGTGCGATCCGACGCGCGGCTGTCCAGCAGCGTCTACGGGCGCGTGTGGGCTCGTGCTCGCGCCTACGCGTTCGACCTCGATGTCGTGCACCCGCTGCTGGCGAAGCGGCCCTACGATCTCCGGGCCGCGGCCGTGTCGGCGATGCTCAACGCGACCGGTGACCCCGTGCGCGTCGCTGAGTGGGCCGGGCACAGCGTGGCGGTGCTGCTCCGGGTGTACGCGAAGTGCATCGACGGCGGCGAGACTCAGGCCCGCCAGCAGCTCGCCGCCTACTTCGGCACGGCCCCGAAAACGGGGGGCCAGCGGCAAAATGGGGGCAATACGGGGGAGGCGGGAGTGGCCGCGTAG
- a CDS encoding phosphotransferase enzyme family protein — protein sequence MPGDDFTPDFAREELRAVCEDLGLSSDRAELVRMGSNALFRLADRPVMARVGRSVASSEKETAIASWLASYDFPSVRLAGDGRTHVGPAGMPVTFWEFIDSAEPSPTAAELGRVLCALHKLPPPFDLELPQFHPLAKLDRRIASIRSISESDRDFLLLRKEELECDYSHLEFILGEGVIHGDAHRDNLMRDRSSGEVKLIDFEDFSIGPREWDFCIEAIGYDALRWITKRDYEDYVRASGFDALSWSGYKVIRRIRELTMTTWIAQQAGQSQKVDREIAKRLSDLRNDDTPRDWGVF from the coding sequence ATGCCCGGAGACGACTTCACTCCTGACTTCGCCCGCGAAGAACTTCGGGCGGTCTGCGAGGACTTGGGACTGAGTTCGGATAGGGCCGAGCTTGTGCGGATGGGATCGAACGCCCTGTTTCGACTCGCCGACCGCCCTGTGATGGCGCGCGTGGGCCGTTCGGTTGCGTCGAGCGAAAAAGAAACCGCCATTGCTTCTTGGCTCGCAAGCTACGATTTCCCATCGGTGCGACTTGCTGGTGATGGGCGAACCCATGTTGGCCCTGCGGGAATGCCGGTAACGTTCTGGGAGTTCATCGATTCTGCGGAGCCATCGCCGACTGCTGCCGAGCTTGGTCGGGTTTTGTGTGCCTTGCACAAGCTGCCGCCCCCATTTGATCTCGAATTGCCGCAGTTTCACCCATTGGCAAAGCTGGATCGGCGGATAGCGTCAATTCGCTCGATAAGCGAATCTGATCGCGACTTCCTTCTCTTGCGAAAGGAAGAACTGGAGTGTGACTATTCGCATCTCGAATTTATTCTAGGTGAAGGTGTCATTCACGGTGACGCGCACCGTGACAACTTGATGCGCGATCGTAGCTCAGGTGAAGTCAAGCTTATCGATTTCGAAGATTTCTCAATTGGTCCACGTGAGTGGGACTTCTGCATTGAGGCGATCGGCTACGATGCGTTGAGGTGGATCACGAAGCGCGACTATGAAGACTACGTTCGTGCGTCTGGCTTCGACGCGCTTTCCTGGTCTGGGTATAAAGTAATTCGCCGGATTCGAGAGCTGACCATGACTACCTGGATTGCGCAACAGGCGGGCCAGTCGCAAAAGGTGGACCGCGAGATTGCCAAGCGTCTGAGCGATCTACGGAACGATGATACGCCCCGCGATTGGGGAGTGTTCTGA
- a CDS encoding helix-turn-helix transcriptional regulator, whose translation MTTPRVTLSMLTVDDICTALNVARRTFYEWRQKDTAPPCLKLPNGELRIRAVDFDRWMDSLKEIGK comes from the coding sequence ATGACCACGCCACGAGTCACCTTGTCGATGCTGACTGTCGATGACATCTGTACCGCGCTGAACGTCGCGCGACGAACTTTCTACGAATGGCGCCAAAAGGACACGGCTCCGCCGTGCCTGAAACTTCCCAACGGCGAACTGCGAATACGGGCTGTCGATTTCGACCGCTGGATGGACAGCCTCAAGGAGATCGGGAAATGA
- a CDS encoding XRE family transcriptional regulator gives MSRNWDQVASAITTRLAELEMTQQELANRSKVSTATLRELSHNRNPRRRSDRLLRAISVALQWPSDHLAQVADGELSASSPDRLTALETEVARLSERVRMLESKTD, from the coding sequence ATGAGTCGGAACTGGGATCAGGTCGCGAGTGCCATAACCACCCGTTTGGCAGAGCTGGAGATGACCCAGCAGGAGCTGGCCAACCGCTCGAAGGTGAGCACCGCGACCTTGCGCGAGTTGTCGCACAACCGGAACCCGCGGCGGCGTTCGGACCGGCTCCTGCGCGCAATCTCGGTTGCTCTCCAGTGGCCCAGCGACCATCTGGCGCAGGTCGCCGACGGCGAACTATCGGCTAGCAGTCCGGACCGGCTGACCGCGCTGGAAACCGAGGTAGCCCGGCTGTCTGAACGAGTGCGGATGCTTGAAAGCAAGACGGACTAG
- a CDS encoding YajQ family cyclic di-GMP-binding protein: protein MADPSFDVVSKVDRQEVDNALNQAGKELSTRFDFRGTGTKIDWSGEESLVIESETEERALAAVEVFKEKLIKRGISLKAFEADEPAISGKIYKLNGKILQGIASDKAKEIAKFIRDEGPKGVQAQIQGDQLRVSGKKKDHLQDVISSLKGKDFGIALQFTNYR from the coding sequence GTGGCTGATCCCTCTTTCGACGTGGTGAGCAAGGTCGACCGGCAGGAGGTGGACAACGCGCTGAACCAGGCGGGCAAGGAGCTGTCCACGCGCTTCGACTTCCGCGGCACCGGCACCAAGATCGACTGGTCGGGCGAGGAGTCGCTCGTGATCGAGTCGGAGACCGAGGAGCGCGCGCTCGCGGCGGTCGAGGTGTTCAAGGAGAAGCTGATCAAGCGCGGTATCTCGCTGAAGGCGTTCGAGGCCGACGAGCCCGCCATCTCCGGCAAGATCTACAAGCTCAACGGCAAGATCCTGCAGGGCATCGCCTCGGACAAGGCCAAGGAGATCGCGAAGTTCATCCGCGACGAGGGCCCCAAGGGCGTGCAGGCGCAGATCCAGGGCGACCAGCTCCGGGTGTCCGGCAAGAAGAAGGACCACCTGCAGGACGTGATCTCCTCGCTCAAGGGCAAGGACTTCGGCATCGCGCTGCAGTTCACGAATTACCGGTAG